Proteins encoded together in one Micromonospora auratinigra window:
- a CDS encoding type III secretion system chaperone family protein → MASPEIEDGPDGPLAGHPQALRPLTGTLIAAVLAARGYAVSGDPDGDLVGRWAESLIWFHRRGGQGELLQIRTVAAHRFDIAEVPALHAFCNTWNHDRLWPKAFVHVADDGLAHVYGEVVTDLERGVTPHQLDQLLDCGITTGCQLAAAVAALPGGSAR, encoded by the coding sequence ATGGCGTCGCCGGAGATCGAGGACGGTCCGGACGGCCCCCTGGCCGGACACCCGCAGGCGCTGCGGCCACTGACCGGGACGCTGATCGCCGCCGTGCTGGCCGCACGGGGGTACGCGGTGAGCGGGGACCCCGACGGCGACCTGGTCGGCCGCTGGGCGGAGAGCCTGATCTGGTTCCACCGCCGGGGCGGCCAGGGCGAGCTGCTCCAGATCCGCACCGTCGCCGCGCACCGCTTCGACATCGCCGAGGTGCCCGCGCTGCACGCCTTCTGCAACACCTGGAACCACGACCGGCTCTGGCCGAAGGCGTTCGTGCACGTCGCCGACGACGGGCTGGCCCACGTCTACGGCGAGGTGGTCACCGACCTGGAACGCGGGGTCACCCCGCACCAGCTCGACCAGCTCCTCGACTGCGGCATCACCACCGGCTGCCAGCTGGCCGCCGCGGTGGCCGCCCTGCCCGGCGGGTCGGCCCGGTGA